A genomic stretch from Bacteroidota bacterium includes:
- a CDS encoding glycosyltransferase, with protein MEQQRKKVLFIAHHFPPLGGPGVYRATRFAQHLTEMGYELHVLTVALSDIKEGAYPSDESMEKALPKDLKITRISIDYNAKLRDKLVKLHIMRFVWMLFWFRWWEPSARWPRHCLQPALDIIDREGIDLVWTSSGPFVATLLGHRLKKRRKIKWVADLRDPFTEAYFWVWPTKWHWFFSRWMEKRIWGKADKLVVTCPALKDQYLRRGVTTADKITVITNGF; from the coding sequence ATGGAACAACAGCGGAAAAAGGTCTTGTTCATAGCACACCACTTCCCGCCCTTGGGGGGCCCGGGTGTGTACCGTGCGACGCGCTTTGCGCAGCACTTGACCGAGATGGGTTATGAACTCCATGTTCTCACCGTGGCCCTCAGTGACATCAAGGAAGGTGCCTATCCTTCGGATGAATCCATGGAAAAGGCATTGCCCAAAGACCTCAAAATCACCCGCATATCGATCGATTACAACGCCAAGTTGCGTGACAAGCTGGTAAAGCTGCATATCATGCGATTCGTTTGGATGTTGTTTTGGTTCAGGTGGTGGGAGCCGTCTGCACGTTGGCCGCGGCATTGTTTGCAGCCCGCCTTGGACATTATCGACCGGGAAGGGATCGACCTCGTCTGGACGAGTTCGGGGCCATTTGTCGCCACATTGCTCGGGCATCGCCTCAAAAAACGCCGCAAGATCAAATGGGTAGCCGATTTGCGGGACCCTTTTACGGAGGCCTACTTCTGGGTGTGGCCGACCAAATGGCACTGGTTTTTCAGCCGGTGGATGGAAAAGCGCATTTGGGGCAAGGCGGATAAGCTCGTCGTGACCTGCCCGGCGCTCAAGGACCAATATTTGCGACGCGGCGTCACCACAGCCGACAAAATCACCGTGATCACCAATGGATTCTGA